A region of Anopheles merus strain MAF chromosome 2R, AmerM5.1, whole genome shotgun sequence DNA encodes the following proteins:
- the LOC121587961 gene encoding uncharacterized protein LOC121587961, giving the protein MLKCKVEQFDFELTVQPFLTDTCRLDGKQCAQWMEMSLSKIPICRICLTNDELQVSLFSEYAQRKLLLTKIRVCLPITITHADTLPVTICSQCIIRLEQFYEYYCKSETSQRILTEGTGILSRPRKTPPGSYTLSVTGTENGEASGPVVEQMDPILTQSPQVKGPVVQKEMQSNASGSPDASLSFLQQGTRKRKLKKSSTQNTF; this is encoded by the exons ATGCTCAAATGCAAAGTCGAGCAGTTTGATTTCGAGTTGACGGTGCAACCATTTTTAACTGACACTTGCCGGTTGGACGGGAAACAGTGCGCGCAGTGGATGGAAATGTCTCTCTCAAAGATACCGATTTGCCGAATTTGCCTCACGAACGATGAGCTGCAGGTGTCGCTGTTTAGTGAATACGCACAGCGGAAGCTGCTGCTAACCAAAATACGCGTCTGTTTGCCGATAACTATCACTCACGCGGATACGCTGCCGGTAACGATCTGCAGCCAGTGCATCATTCGGTTGGAGCAGTTCTACGAATACTACTGCAAATCGGAAACGTCACAACGGATTCTGACGGAAGGAACCGGTATACTCTCCCGCCCGCGTAAAACGCCACCGGGAAGTTATACGCTTAGTGTCACAGGGACCGAGAACGGAGAGGCGAGCGGCCCGGTGGTCGAACAGATGGACCCGATTCTGACTCAATCTCCGCAGGTCAAAGGACCGGTAGTACAGAAAGAG ATGCAATCCAATGCGTCGGGGTCGCCGGATGCGTCCCTAAGCTTTTTGCAGCAGGGAACGAGAAAACGCAAGCTCAAGAAATCATCGACGCAGAATACATTCTAG
- the LOC121587956 gene encoding serine protease grass: protein MVSANVFSVIVAILMFGTFAGEALQIGCSDPDERCLPIRHCSPVYRRIEKEEHLTNATFMKEIHRKTCQPAVQQDRKTHICCRKRHIGCRLNGKPGACLLREQCPTLQTTTERKLMQNPEQNLCYVHDRRHYFCCTDPYCATHKKLCEQEAAPLQAKQPASTFPRCTGANGEAGSLVPAVLCGGQPPRPSKRSVDQRTCCVPPAQPNRLVSHPNAAKLARLPCGTIGLLVKIQDGTYAQRGEFPWMANLVYKQKAICSGTLIHPSYVLTARHCINGGLVRVRLGKHDLLERPECPTGTTAGGVDCPQLQVQEIAIAQKMRSHTHDVGMLRLASPADVAGELVRPICLPVYASLRMYLPPTVTITGWGLTEKEKPATVLLKAHTPLLMDDPACAKDYMICAGGTSHSNHCGGDSGGPYQALGVYDGQSRYVQYGIISDGPAYCSNPDRPSRGVLVGYVMDWILDHMVL, encoded by the exons ATGGTTTCCGCAAACGTATTCTCGGTGATCGTCGCGATATTGATGTTTG GAACGTTTGCCGGGGAAGCTTTGCAAATTGGTTGTAGCGATCCGGACGAACGCTGCCTTCCGATCCGCCACTGTTCGCCAGTGTACAGGCGTATCGAAAAGGAAGAACATTTGACAAACGCCACGTTCATGAAGGAGATACATCGCAAAACCTGTCAGCCGGCTGTACAGCAGGACAGGAAAACCCACATTTGCTGCCGCAAGCGCCACATCGGCTGCCGGCTGAATGGGAAACCGGGTGCTTGCTTGCTGCGTGAGCAGTGCCCAACACTGCAGACGACTACCGAGCGGAAGCTGATGCAAAATCCGGAGCAGAATCTGTGCTATGTGCACGACCGAAGG CATTACTTCTGCTGTACTGATCCGTACTGTGCCACGCACAAAAAGCTCTGCGAACAGGAGGCAGCGCCTctgcaagcaaaacaaccCGCCTCCACCTTTCCCCGCTGTACGGGCGCTAACGGTGAGGCGGGTTCGCTAGTTCCCGCCGTGCTGTGTGGTGGCCAGCCGCCTCGCCCCAGCAAGCGATCCGTCGATCAGCGGACGTGCTGCGTACCGCCGGCACAGCCGAACCGGCTCGTTTCCCACCCGAACGCAGCGAAACTGGCGCGCCTGCCGTGCGGTACGATCGGGCTGCTGGTTAAAATCCAGGACGGTACGTACGCACAGCGTGGGGAATTCCCGTGGATGGCGAATCTGGTTTACAAGCAGAAGGCGATCTGCAGCGGCACGCTGATTCATCCCTCGTACGTACTCACCGCTCGGCACTGCATCAACGGGGGGCTGGTTCGCGTTCGGCTCGGGAAGCACGATCTGCTGGAAAGGCCCGAATGCCCGACCGGCACGACGGCGGGAGGCGTGGACTGCCCCCAGCTTCAAGTGCAGGAGATTGCTATCGCGCAGAAAATGCGCAGCCACACGCACGACGTCGGGATGCTGCGGCTGGCCAGCCCGGCCGATGTGGCGGGCGAGCTGGTACGGCCGATCTGTCTGCCGGTGTACGCGTCCCTGCGCATGTACCTACCGCCCACGGTTACCATCACAGGCTGGGGACTGACGGAGAAGGAGAAGCCGGCAACCGTGCTGCTGAAAGCGCACACCCCCCTACTGATGGACGATCCGGCTTGCGCCAAGGACTATATGATCTGCGCCGGTGGCACTAGCCACAGCAATCACTGTGGCGGTGACTCGGGCGGACCGTACCAGGCGCTCGGTGTGTACGATGGCCAGTCGCGGTACGTGCAGTACGGCATCATCTCGGACGGGCCGGCCTACTGCTCCAATCCGGATCGTCCCAGTCGCGGTGTGCTGGTGGGGTACGTTATGGACTGGATCCTGGACCATATGGTGTTGTAA